The following coding sequences lie in one Acidobacteriota bacterium genomic window:
- a CDS encoding DUF1175 family protein, whose protein sequence is MRVVALLTVLLVVPAIASERQGAAGRSVLRDRGPQDRAAFVAWFTLLADAQFYRPTADVSDCAGLVRHAAREALRPHSPEWLRRIAIPGGHVRPELRVPLTTDADSVPLFRVSADTPPRYAEFADARTILRLNATFVSRDASAARPGDILAFHQAGQRYPEHLMVFVGRSAFEPDRADWVVYHTGPDTATQQPGEMRKASLADLRRHPAPRWRPTADNPAFLGVHRLRLP, encoded by the coding sequence ATGCGTGTCGTCGCGCTACTGACTGTTCTGCTCGTGGTGCCCGCGATCGCGTCGGAGCGACAGGGCGCGGCGGGCCGTTCCGTGCTGCGCGATCGCGGTCCGCAGGACCGCGCGGCGTTCGTCGCGTGGTTCACGCTGCTTGCCGACGCACAGTTCTATCGCCCCACCGCCGACGTCAGCGATTGCGCGGGACTCGTCCGCCACGCCGCGCGCGAGGCGCTCCGGCCGCACTCGCCCGAATGGCTGCGGCGCATCGCGATTCCAGGCGGCCACGTGCGTCCCGAACTCCGCGTGCCGCTCACGACCGACGCAGACAGCGTGCCGCTGTTCCGCGTCTCCGCCGACACCCCGCCGCGCTACGCCGAGTTCGCCGACGCGCGCACGATCCTTCGCCTGAACGCGACGTTTGTCAGCCGCGACGCCTCGGCCGCACGGCCCGGCGACATCCTCGCATTCCACCAGGCAGGCCAGCGCTACCCCGAACACCTCATGGTGTTCGTCGGCCGGTCCGCCTTCGAACCCGATCGCGCCGACTGGGTCGTCTATCACACCGGCCCCGACACGGCCACGCAGCAGCCGGGCGAGATGCGCAAGGCATCGCTTGCGGATCTGCGGCGGCATCCGGCACCCCGCTGGCGCCCGACCGCCGACAACCCCGCGTTCCTCGGCGTCCATCGTTTGAGGCTTCCATGA